The following proteins come from a genomic window of Lolium rigidum isolate FL_2022 chromosome 5, APGP_CSIRO_Lrig_0.1, whole genome shotgun sequence:
- the LOC124655168 gene encoding WD repeat-containing protein 44-like, producing the protein MRGGDGDKEAFFQCLDRVPSGIHIDADFPSDDDEDDEDDARASFSSAMGDHQFQSFRRHQAAVLLEDDDEEQEEAEMEDASKYDMWMSDEPMSIQERRRRLHQGLGMVSSRDLALRRHSTKKRFADVPRSVSRKLMQLQEQPLPPATLPVPDAPSAAAATTKAPAPPKSGLAAARDMLKQPPAKPITRRRSDSFLAVRDGTPGKGKPSLRRARSLISPHDPCSSSLADKFKATRDKPGVPLPAAVPVDKDKKGDGGEGSVGQTKKQEKEAAVVAAPKDQNQTGVQMGLEEIEKFIGNTPIMKHLMRRGPSQHHSPPMPAPTGAAPPKGDKSASKKKGGWLKNIKSVAIGAFIQEKDGNSKPAPAATTGASPKKGHAGATVPPPSSSASTSSEKLKVQNYGKSSKELTGLYMSQEIQAHEGSIWSIKFSADGRRLASAGEDSVVRVWEVVETSAPAGSVPQDGSLPPLPSGGTTADGGTPALSKKSTTKGGKTAKDALPEHLVVPDKVFALAEQPLCVLEGHEDDVLDLTWSKSDQLLSSSMDKTVRLWDTTSKACLKKFSHSDYVTSIQFNPVDDRYFISGSLDAKVRLWSIPNRQVVDWTDVNEMVTATSYTPDGQGAIIGSHQGSCRFYKTADCKLSAESQIEIDAKKRKSQAKKITGFQFSPGNSSEVLVTSADSQIRVFDGVTLVQKFRGFKNTSSQIAAAYTSDGRYVVCASEDSHVYIWKTTRTAPAAAAIGIGMKPKTWCTIRSYENFYCKDVSAAVPWTHSPSLPGSPKSHQGGMSCNDEVCTMASHAAKAPDVNKSGELSSPAAPSPHSGPLGSAAGDARHGGKSSDSGNAWGLVVVTATLSGEIRVYQNFGMPFRIKGQGNLFY; encoded by the exons ATgaggggcggcgacggcgacaaggAGGCCTTCTTCCAATGCCTGGACCGCGTGCCATCCGGCATCCACATCGACGCTGACTTcccctccgacgacgacgaggatgacgaggaCGACGCCCGCGCCTCCTTCTCGTCCGCCATGGGCGACCACCAGTTCCAGAGCTTCCGCAGGCACCAGGCGGccgtgctgctggaggacgacgacgaggagcaggaggaggcggagatggAGGACGCCTCCAAGTACGACATGTGGATGTCCGACGAGCCCATGTCCAtccaggagcgccgccgccgcctgcaccAAGGCTTGGGCATGGTCAGCAGCCGGGACCTCGCGCTCCGCCGCCACAGCACCAAGAAGCGCTTCGCCGACGTGCCACGGAGCGTCTCCAGGAAGTTGATGCAGCTGCAGGAACAGCCGCTGCCACCCGCGACGTTGCCGGTCCCCGACGCGCCGAGCGCCGCTGCGGCGACGACGAAAGCTCCGGCGCCGCCCAAGTCAGGACTGGCCGCCGCGCGCGACATGCTGAAACAGCCGCCAGCTAAGCCCATCACGCGCCGCCGGTCGGACAGCTTCCTCGCCGTGCGAGACGGCACGCCCGGCAAGGGGAAGCCGTCTCTGCGCCGTGCTCGCTCCTTGATCAGCCCGCACGACCCCTGCAGCAGCTCGCTCGCCGACAAGTTTAAAGCGACACGTGATAAGCCCGGCGTGCCCCTGCCGGCAGCAGTACCGGTGGATAAAGACAAGAAAGGCGACGGTGGCGAAGGGAGCGTCGGCCAGACCAAGAaacaggagaaggaggccgccgtggTCGCTGCGCCCAAGGACCAGAACCAGACCGGCGTGCAGATGGGGCTGGAGGAGATCGAGAAGTTCATCGGCAACACCCCCATCATGAAGCACCTCATGCGCCGCGGCCCGAGCCAGCACCACAGCCCGCCCATGCCGGCGCCCACCGGCGCCGCGCCGCCCAAGGGCGACAAGTCGGCCAGCAAGAAGAAGGGCGGATGGCTCAAGAACATCAAGTCCGTCGCCATCGGCGCCTTCATCCAAGAAAAGGACGGCAACAGCAAGCCGGCCCCCGCCGCGACGACAGGCGCCTCCCCAAAAAAGGGCCACGCCGGTGCCACCGTGCCACCACCATCGTCCTCCGCCTCGACGTCCTCGGAGAAGCTTAAGGTGCAGAACTACGGCAAGTCGAGCAAGGAGCTCACTGGACTCTACATGTCCCAG GAGATCCAGGCGCACGAGGGatccatatggagcatcaagttcAGCGCGGACGGGCGGCGGCTCGCGAGCGCCGGCGAGGACAGCGTGGTGCGCGTGTGGGAGGTGGTGGAAACCAGCGCGCCGGCGGGCTCCGTACCTCAGGACGGGTCCCTGCCCCCGCTGCCTAGCGGTGGCACGACGGCGGACGGGGGGACGCCGGCGCTGTCCAAGAAGTCGACGACCAAGGGCGGCAAGACCGCCAAGGATGCGCTACCGGAGCACCTCGTCGTCCCCGACAAGGTGTTCGCGCTGGCCGAGCAGCCGCTGTGCGTCCTCGAGGGCCACGAAGACGACGTGCTCGACCTCACCTGGTCCAAATCCGATCAG CTGCTGTCATCTTCCATGGACAAGACGGTGCGGCTGTGGGACACGACGAGCAAGGCCTGCCTCAAGAAGTTCTCTCACAGCGACTACG TGACGAGCATCCAGTTCAACCCGGTGGACGACCGGTACTTCATCAGTGGCTCGCTGGACGCCAAGGTGAGGCTGTGGAGCATCCCCAACCGGCAGGTCGTCGACTGGACCGACGTCAACGAGATGGTCACCGCCACCTCCTATACCCCCGACGGCCAG GGCGCCATCATCGGATCGCACCAGGGGAGCTGCCGGTTCTACAAGACGGCCG ACTGCAAGCTGAGCGCAGAGTCGCAGATCGAAATCGATGCCAAGAAGCGCAAGTCGCAGGCCAAGAAGATCACCGGATTCCAG TTTTCCCCGGGGAACTCGTCGGAAGTGCTGGTCACCTCCGCCGACTCGCAGATCCGCGTCTTCGACGGCGTCACCCTGGTCCAGAAGTTCAGAG GGTTCAAGAACACGAGCAGCCAGATCGCGGCGGCGTACACCTCCGACGGGCGTTACGTGGTATGTGCGAGCGAGGACTCGCACGTCTACATCTGGAAGACCACCCGGACGGCGCCCGCCGCGGCGGCCATCGGCATCGGCATGAAGCCCAAGACGTGGTGCACCATCCGCTCCTACGAGAACTTCTACTGCAAGGACGTCTCCGCCGCCGTCCCCTGGACGCACTCGCCGTCCCTGCCGGGAAGCCCGAAGTCGCACCAGGGCGGCATGTCGTGCAACGACGAGGTGTGCACCATGGCGAGCCACGCCGCCAAGGCGCCGGACGTGAACAAGAGCGGCGAGCTGAGCAGCCCCGCCGCCCCCTCGCCGCACTCCGGCCCGCTAGGCTCCGCGGCGGGGGACGCGCGGCACGGCGGCAAGAGCAGCGACAGCGGCAATGCGTGGGGGCTGGTGGTGGTGACGGCCACCTTGAGCGGCGAGATCAGGGTGTACCAGAACTTCGGCATGCCCTTCAGGATCAAAGGCCAGGGCAATCTGTTCTACTGA